TGACGGTGGAGAGTTACGCCCACGTTCACCACATCGTCTCCAATGTACGCGGACGCCTGCGCGCCGAGGTGACGCCCGGCGAGGTGATCGCCGCCACGTTTCCCGGCGGCACCATCACCGGCTGTCCCAAGGTGCGCTGCATGGAAATCATCGCTGCGCTGGAAGACGCGCCGCGCGGCGCCTACACCGGTGCGCTGGGCTATCTCGATCGCAACGGCGAGCTCGACTTGAACATCCTGATCCGCACCCTGACCCTGGCCGGCGACGAAGTCAGCCTGCGCGCGGGCGCCGGCATCGTGGCCGACTCGGTCGCCGCCAGCGAACTGGACGAGACCCGCGCCAAGGCGCGCGGCCTGCTGCGTGCGCTGGGAGTGCCGGACTGATGACGGCGCGCATGCTGGTCGACGGCGTGGCATCGACACAGGTGTCGGCGCTGGATCGCGGCCTGGCCTATGGCGACGGCCTGTTCGAGAGCATCCGTTTCGTCGGCGCGAATGCGCCGCTGTGGTCGCGGCACATGCAGCGGCTGGCCGAAGGCTGCGAGCGACTGTATATCCCGGCGCCCGATCCGGCGCAGCTATGGCGCGAGGCGCTGGAGGTCAGCCGCGGCATGGCGGCATCGGTGCTGCGCATCACGATTACCCGCGGTGCCGGCGAGCGTGGCTACGGTCTGCCGGCGGCACCGCGACCGACCCGGGTGGTGGCTGCCTTCACGCCGCCGCCGGTCGCCGCCGAGGCTTATGTGCAAGGCGTGCGCATGCGCGTGTGCGACATCCGCCTGGCGCAGCAGCCGCTGCTGGCCGGCCTCAAGCACCTCAACCGGCTGGAGCAGGTGCTGGCGCGCGCCGAGTGGGACGACCCGGCAATTGCCGAGGGCGTGCTGCTCGATAGCCACGGGCGGGTGATTTCGGCGACCATGGCCAATCTGTTCGCGGTGATCGACGGCGAGTTGCTGACGCCGGTGCTGGATCGCTGCGGCGTGGCCGGGGTGGCCCGCGCCGAAGTGCTGGCGGCGTGCCCGCAGGTGCGGGTCGGCGAGCTGACGCTGGCAGCCTTGCGCGGCGCCGGCGAGGTGTTCCTGAGTTCGAGCGTGCGCGGCATCCTGCCGGTGCGTTCGCTGGATGATGGCAGCTATGCGCCGGGTGCAACGACGCGCCGCTTGCAGCAGCATTGGCGTGATCTGGGATTTTCGATGGAGCAGGGCGGATGAGCGACAAACCGGTGCGCAGGCGCGCATGGCCACGGCAACTGTTGCTGATCGCGCTGCTGCTGGCGGCCGGCGCGCTGGTCTATGGCTGGGTCGACTACGCCCGCTTCGGTTCCGCGCCGCTGAATGTGGCGGCGCAGGGCGACAGCATCGACATCGGCCGCGGCAGCAGCTTCAAGGGCATCGTGGGCGAATTGCGCCAGCGCGGATTCAGCACGGCCAACCCGTGGTACTGGCGGCTGCTGGCCGAGCAGATGCACGTGGCCGGCAAGCTGCATGCCGGCGAGTACGCGCTCGAGCCCGGCGTTACGCCACGCCAGCTGCTGGCGAACATGGCCGCTGGCCGGGTGCTGCAGCGCAATTTCACCATCGTCGACGGCTGGACCTTCGGCGAGTTGCGCCAGGCGCTGGCCCGGGCCGAGAAGCTGAACCACGACAGCGCCGCGCTGGACGATGCGGCGATCATGCAGAGGATCGGCGCCGGCGGCGAAGCGCCGGAAGGCCGCTTCCTGCCCGAGACCTACGCCTACGTGAAGGGCGACAGCGACCTGGACATCCTCCGCCGTGCGCATACGGCGATGGTGAAGACGCTCGACGAACTGTGGGCGGCGCGTGCGCCGGACCTGCCGCTGACCACGCCGTACGAGGCGCTGATCCTGGCCTCGATCGTGGAGAAGGAAACCGGCATTCCGGTGGAGCGCGCGCAGATCGCCGGCGTGTTCGTGCGACGGCTCGAAAACCACATGCTGCTGCAGACCGACCCCAGCGTGATCTACGGCATGGGCGTGAACTACGCCGGCAACATCCGCAAGAGCGACCTCGCCGCCGATACGCCGTACAACACCTATACGCGTGCCGGCCTGCCGCCGACGCCGATCGCGCTGCCGGGCAAGCCGGCGCTGGTGGCGGCGCTGCATCCGGCCGACGGCGACACGCTGTATTTCGTGGCCAGCGGCGACGGCGGGCACGTGTTCTCGCGCACGCTGGAGGAACACAATCGCAACGTCGACTGCTATCAGCGGAAGCGCTGCCGATGACCAGCCCGCGCGGAAGATTCATCAGCCTCGAAGGCGGCGAGGGCGCCGGCAAGAGCACCTTGCTGGCCGGCCTGCGCGAGTACATCGAACGGCGCGGCATTGCGCTGGTGCAGGCGCGCGAACCCGGCGGCACCGCGGTGGGCGAGGCGGTACGTGCGATCGTACTTGATCCGGCCCAGCGAGGGCTGGCCGCCGAGACCGAACTGCTGCTGATGTTCGCCTCGCGCGCACAGCTGGTGCGCGAAGTGATCGAACCGGCCTTGGCGGCCGGACAATGGGTGCTGTGCGACCGCTACACCGACGCCAGCTACGCCTACCAGGGTGGCGGCCGCGGCCAGCCGGCGGAGCGCATCGCGGAACTGGAGCGCTGGGCCTGCGCCGGCGTGAAACCCGACCTGACCCTGCTGCTCGACCTGCCGGTGGCGACCGGCCGCGCCCGCGTCGCCGGTCGCGGCCACGCCGACCGCATCGAGACCGAGGCGGATGCCTTCTTCGAACGTGTGCGCGCGACTTATCGCGAACGCGCCGCGGCCGAACCGGAGCGTTTTCGGGTGATCGACGCCAGCCAGTCGCCCGCGGCCGTCCTGCAGGCCGCGACGCAGGCGCTGGCGGCATTGCTTGGAGAATCGCAGGCATGAACGGACTGCCCTGGCATGCCGAACACTGGGCGCGCCTGCAGGCGCGCCGCCAGCGCGACGCGCTGCCGCACGCCCTGCTGCTGTGCGGCGCCGCCGGCCTGGGCAAGCGCGCGTTCGCGCAGCGCTTCGTGCAGGGCCTGCTGTGTGCCGAGCCGGTGGACGGCGACGCCTGCGGGCATTGCCGCAGCTGCCTGCTGCTTGCCGCCGGTTCGCATCCGGACGTGGTCACGCTGAGCTTCGGTTTGCGCAAGGACGGCGTCCAGCGCAGCGAAATCGTGGTCGACCAGATCCGCGAACTGTCGGCACGGCTGGCCATGAGCAGCCAGTTCGGCGGCTGGCAGGTGGCGCTCATCGACCCGGCCGACGCGATGAACGCCGCGGCTGCCAATGCGCTGCTGAAGACGCTGGAGGAACCGGCCGCGCAGACCATGCTGATCCTGCTGGCCGATGCGCCGTGGCGGCTGCCGCAGACCATCCGCAGCCGCTGCCAGCGGATCGAATTCCAGCTGCCCGCCAGCGCCGACGCGCTGACCTGGCTGCAGGCCGAAGGTGTGCGCGATGCTCCGAACGCACTCGTCGCTGCCGGCGGCAATCCCGGCTTGGCCAGGATCTGGGCCGCGGAGGGTGCGCTGGAGCGCCGGCAGGAAGTGCGCAAGGACCTGGCCGCGCTGGCGGCCGGCCGCGGCCAGCCGACCGAGGTGGTCAAGCGCTGGCTGGACAGCGAGCCGGCGCAGCGGCTGTGGTTTGCCGCGCAGGCCAGTGCCGACGAGACCAAGGCGCGCTCGGCACAACGCGCGGGGCCGCTGGCCAGCACGCTGGACGTCGAGGCACTGGGCCACTGGTACGACGCGGCCAATCGCACCCGCGAGGGCTTGCGCGGCCCGCTGCGTGCCGACCTGCTGCTGCTGGAACTGCTGGCGCAGTGGCGATGAGCGGCAGCGGCGCCCGCTCGTCGCCGGCGCTGGCGCCAGCGAGCGGGGTACCGGTATTTTCGGCGCAGACCCGCCTGCTGGTGGTGGCGCCGCACCCGGATGACGAGACCATCGCGACCGGGTTGCTGATCCAGCAAGTGCGTGCGGCCGGCGGCGAGGTGCGGATCGTGCTGCTGACCGAAGGCGACAACAACCCCTGGCCGCAACGCTGGCTGGAGCGGCGCGTGCGCATCCGCGCCGCCGACCGCCAGCGCTGGGGGCGCCGCCGCCATATGGAGGTATTGCAGGCACTGGCCTGCCTGGGCGTGCCGGCGCCGGCGCTGCAATCGCTGGGCTGGGCGGATCTTGGTCTCACCGATACGTTGCTGCAGTCGCCCGGTCTGTCGGTGTCGGCGCTGGCGGCGGCGATCAGCCAGTTCGGCCCCAGCCTGGTGGTGGCGCCGGCACTGGCCGACCGTCACCCCGATCACGCCGCGGCGCATGTGCTGGTGCGCCTGGCGCTGGCGGAACAGGCCGAGCCGCCGCTGTTGCTGAACTATCTCGTGCATGGTCGCGGCGGTGACGGCGAAGGCTTCGAGGTGCACGGCACGGCGCCGCAGTTGGCATGCAAGCGCGTCGCACTGGCCGAGCATCGCAGCCAGATGGCGTTGAGCGGTAAACGCATGCTGCGCCTGGCTGGCCGCCCCGAGCGCCAGGCCGGGCTGTCGACGCCGCTGGGCGCGTTGCCATGGCGACCACCGTTCTGGCTGCGGCCATGGCTGCGACTCAGCGTGGTGGACCAGGCGGGAGCGCGCAGCTGGCGTTGGCGTGAGGCGCCACTGTGGCGCGACCGGGCCGGCGGCTTCCATCTTTCGACGCCAGCGGCGGCGAAGGGTCTGCCGTGTTTCGTGCGCCTGGCATTGACCTTGCGCTCGCCCTGGATCTTCGACCACTGGGGCTGGTGCGAGCTGTCTGCCGGCGCCGGTTCGGCGCCCACGCCGGCGGCTTGACCGCTCCGGCATCGGCCGCAGCGGGCCCGACCAGCGCTTCGTGCGCGGCCTCCATGGCGCTGGACGCTGCGTAATATTTCGCGACCGGAAACCGACATGACCGGCATCGTCGCGGACCCGACCGGCGAGTGCCGACCGCTGCGGCCATGGATGCGCGCAGGTGCGAGCTATGCGGAGGCATCGCGCAGGCTCTAAGATCGGCAATCGACCGGGGCGTTCGAACGTCCGGCAGGAGCCTCCCATGAAAGTCGTCGCAGCCCGCCAGGGCATCATCTCGCTGAAAATCAAGGATGCGGCCTCGCTGTACAACGCTTACATGCCGTTCCTCAAGCATGGCGGCCTGTTCGCGGCGACGGCGCAGTCGTATTCGCTGGGCGACGAGGTCGTGCTGCTGGTGACCCTGGCCGAGGAAACCGAGCGCCTGTCGGTGGTCGGCAAAGTGGTGTGGATCAGCCCGGTCGGCGCGCAGGGCAACCGCACCGCCGGCATCGGCATCCACTTCAACGAATCGGGCGATGCCGAGGCTGCCCGCAGCCGGATCGAGAACATCCTTGCCGGTACGCTCAACTCCGAGCGCCCCACCCACACCATGTGATGCCGTCGTCACTCCATTTGTGTAGGCAGTCGGGTGTTAATGCGTATCACATCGGTCGTCAAGGCTTGTTGTGCCCATGCGCACTGATACAATGGCGAGATTCGCGGATCCATTTCGCGAGACATCGGATGCCTGCGCGCGGCGGCAGAGCCCGCAGGCATGGCTGGAAAGCCCATGGCTGTCTTGGCCTGCCGAATCGAAGTCGCCTGACCGTGCGTTGCTGGATGCAAATCCCCGCGGTCGCTGATGCGCCGCTGGCGCGGAGGTAAGTTGCATCGTGCTTGCCGAATACTGGCCTGTCCTGTTGTTCATCGGCGTTGCCGTCGGCCTTGGCGTGGCATTGCTGGTCATCGGCCTGCTGGCCGGTCCACGCCGCCCCGAGGCGGAAAAGCTTGCGCCTTACGAGTGCGGCTTCGAGGCATTCGAAGACGCCCGCATGCGCTTCGACGTGCGCTATTACCTGCTCGCCATCCTGTTCATCATCTTCGACCTGGAAATTGCCTTCCTGTTTCCGTGGGCGGTGGTGTTCAAGCAGATCGGCCTCGTCGCGTTGATCGAAATGGGCCTGTTCCTGCTGCTGCTGGTCGTCGGTTTCGCCTACGTGTGGAAGAAGGGAGCGCTCGAATGGGAGTGATCGATTCCATCAGCCGGGTGATGCACAACCCGGAGCCGCTGAACCTGGTCGACGACATCCTGCGGCCGGCCGGTGACAATCCCGTCGTGCAACGCGGCTTCGCCACCACCAGCGTCGATGCGCTGATGAACTGGGCGCGCACCGGCTCGATGTGGCCGGTGACCTTCGGCCTGGCCTGCTGCGCGGTGGAGATGATGCACGCCGGCGTGGCGCGGCTCGACCTCGACCGTTACGGCGTGATATTCCGCCCCAGCCCGCGCCAGTCCGACGTGATGATCGTGGCCGGCACCCTGGTCAACAAGATGGCGCCGGCGCTGCGCAAGGTCTACGACCAGATGCCCGAGCCGAAGTGGGTCATCTCGATGGGCAGCTGCGCCAACGGCGGCGGCTATTACCACTATTCCTATTCCGTGGTGCGCGGCTGCGACCGCATCGTGCCGGTGGACATCTACGTGCCGGGCTGCCCGCCCACGGCCGAAGCGCTGATCCACGGCATCCTGCAGTTGCAGAAGAAGATCCGCCGCACCAACACCATCGCGCGCTCTTGAGCGGCACATCCCTGAAGGCGCAGTCCATGACCGACACCCCAAAGACTTCGCTGGCTGGGCAGCTCACCGCGCGTTTCGGCGACACGCTGGCCATCAGCACCGTGCGCAACGAGACTGTCGCCGAGCTGGCCGCTGACGACCTAATTGCGGTAGCCACCGCGCTGCGCGACGAGCCGGCGTTCCGCTTCAGCGAACTGATCGACCTGTGTGGCATCGACTACCTCGGCTACGGCCAGACCGAGTGGGACACCAGGACCGTCTCCAGCACCGGTTTTTCGCGTGGCGTGAAAGGTCAGGCGCAGGGGCGTTTCGACTGGGCCGGCCGCCCGCGCGGTGAGCGTCAGCCGCGCCGCTTCGCGGCGGTAATCCAGCTGCTGTCGATCGAGCACAACCGCCGGCTGCGCCTGCGCGTGTTCTGCGAGGACGACAGCCTGCCGCTGGTGCCGTCGCTGACCGCGGTGTGGCCGGGCGTGAACTGGTTCGAGCGCGAGGTGTTCGACCTGTACGGCATCATCTTCGACGGCCATCCCGACCTGCGCCGTATCCTCACCGACTACGGTTTCGTCGGCCATCCGTTCCGCAAGGACTTCCCGCTGATCGGCAACGTCGAGGTGCGCTACGACCCCGAGCAGAAGCGGGTGATCTACGAGCCGGTGTCGATCGAGCCGCGCGTGCTGGTGCCGCGCACCATCCGCGACGATGCCGACCTGATGCAGGCCAAGGCCGAAGCCGCCGACCACTGGCGGGAGAACTGAGCATGCAGGAAATCCGCAACTACACGATGAACTTCGGCCCGCAGCATCCGGCCGCGCATGGCGTGCTGCGCCTGATCATGGAGATGGACGGCGAAACCATCGTGCGCATCGATCCGCACGTGGGCCTGCTCCATCGCGGTACCGAGAAGCTGGCCGAGTCCAAGCCGTTCAACCAGTCGATCGGCTACATGGACCGGCTCGACTACGTGTCGATGATGTGCAACGAGCACGCCTACGTGCGCGCGATCGAAACCCTGCTGGGCATCGAGGCGCCGGAACGCGCGCAGTACATCCGCACCATGTTCGACGAGATCACCCGCATCCTGAACCACCTGATGTGGATCGGCTCGAATGCGCTCGACCTGGGCGCGATGGCGGTGATGCTGTACGCGTTCCGCGAGCGCGAGGAGCTGATGGACGTCTACGAGGCGGTGTCGGGTGCGCGCATGCACGCCACGTACTACCGCCCGGGCGGCGTCTACCGCGACCTGCCGGCGCAGATGTCGCAGTACCGCGAGTCGCCGTGGCACAAGGGCGCCGACCTCAAGCGCATCAACAGCTGGCGCGAAGGCTCGATGCTCGACTTCCTCGACGCATTCACCGCTGACTTCCCATCGAAGGTGGATGAATACGAGGTGCTGCTCACCACCAACCGTATCTGGAAGCAGCGCACCGTCGGCATCGGCGTGGTCAGCCCGGAACTGGCCCAGCAGTGGGGCATGACCGGCGCGATGCTGCGTGGCTCGGGCGTCGAGTGGGATCTGCGCAAGAAGCAGCCCTACGCGAAGTACGCCGAGATGGATTTCGACATCCCGGTCGGCGTCAACGGCGACTGCTACGACCGCTATCTGGTGCGCGTGGAAGAGATGCGCCAGTCCAACCGCATCATCCGGCAGTGCGTGGAGTGGCTGCGCGCCAACCCGGGTCCGGTGATGGTGAAGAACTTCAAGGTGGCGCCGCCGTCGCGGGTCGAGATGAAGCAGGACATGGAAGCGCTCATCCACCACTTCAAGCTGTTCACCGAAGGCTACTGCGTGCCGGCCGGGGAAACCTACTGCGCGGTCGAGGCGCCCAAGGGCGAGTTCGGCTGTTACCTGGTTTCCGACGGCGCCAACAAGCCGTTCCGCGTGCATCTGCGCGCCCCGGGCTTCGCCCACCTGTCATCCATGGACACCGTCGTGCACGGCCACATGCTCGCCGACGTGGTGGCCATGATCGGTACCTACGACCTCGTGTTCGGCGAAGTGGATCGATGAACACGGGATTCGGGATACGGGAATCGGGATTCGATAGAGCAGCGTGCGGCGGCCCGGTGCTTCGAGCTTCGAATTCCATCATTCGTTACAGCCGCCAGACTCACACCGAATCGAGGTTCGCGAACGGCGGGACGGTTTCTTTACGAATCCCGAATCCCGTAACCCGAATCCCGGAGTTCAACGCATGAAAGCCACCGGACATTACGAGCAGGTCAGGAACGTCGATCCCCTCGTCGTACTCACCGAGCACACCCGCCAGCACATCGACCACTGGGTGGCCAAGTTTCCGCCCGACCGCAAGCGCTCGGCGCTGATCCAGGCGCTGTTCGGCGCGCAGGAGCAGAACAAGGGCTTCCTCACCGACGAGCTGATCGCCGCGGTGGCGAAGTACCTCGACCTGCCGGCGATCTGGGCGTACGAGGTGGCCAGCTTCTACTCGATGCTGGAGACCAAGCCGGTGGCCCGCAACAACGTGGCGATCTGCACCAACATCTCGTGTTGGCTCAACGGCGCCGATGACCTGGTGCGCCATTGCGAGGAGAAGCTGGGTATCAAGCTGGGCGAAAGCACGCCGGATGGTCGCGTCTACCTGAAGCAGGAAGAGGAATGCATCGCGGCCTGCGTCTACGCGCCGGCGATGACGGTGAACGGGCATTACCACGAGCACCTCACCATCGAGAAGCTCGATGCGATCCTCGATGGCCTGAGCATCGAAGGCCCCGCACACGCCCACGACGCCGAGGGGAAGCACTGATGGCCGTCGGACCCGCTCCGCAGGAACACCAGGTTGTCTACACCACGCTGCATTTCGACACGCCGTGGTCGATGGAAAGCTACGAGAAGGTCGATGGCTACAAGGCGTGGCGGAAGATCCTCGCCGAGAAGCCCGATCCGGCCTCGCTGGTCGAGGAGATCAAGAAATCCAGCCTGCGCGGTCGCGGCGGCGCGGGTTTCCCGACCGGCCTGAAGTGGTCCTTCATGCCGAAGGGCGACATGCAAAAATACATCCTGTGCAACTCGGACGAGTCCGAGCCGGGCACGGCCAAGGATCGCGACATCCTGCGCTACAACCCGCACGCGGTGGTCGAAGGTCTGGCCATCGCCTGCTATTGCACCGGTTCCACGGTGGCCTACAACTACCTGCGCGGTGAATTCCACCACGAGCCGTTCGAGCACTTCGAGGCGGCGCTGAAGGAGGCCTACGCGGCCGGCTTGCTGGGCAAGAACATCGGCGGCAGCGGCATCAACGTGGACATCTACGCCGCGCTGGGCGCCGGTGCCTACATCTGCGGCGAGGAAACCGCGCTGATGGAATCGCTGGAAGGCAAGAAGGGCTGGCCGCGCTTCAAGCCGCCGTTCCCGGCCAACTTCGGCCTGTACGGCAAGCCCACCACGATCAACAACACCGAGACCTACGCCTCGGTGCCGGCGATCCTGCGCAACGGCGCCGACTGGTTCCTCAACCTGGGCAAGCCGAACAACGGCGGCCCGAAGATCTTCTCGGTATCCGGCCACGTCAACCGCCCGGGCAATTTCGAGATCCGCCTGGGCACGCCGTTCGCGGACCTGCTGGAGATGGCCGGCGGCGTGCGCAACGGGCACAAGCTCAAGGCGGTGATCCCGGGCGGTACTTCGATGAAGGTGCTGCCGGCCGAGGTGATGATGGCCTGCACGATGGACTACGACTCGATCCAGAAGGCTGGTTCGGGCCTGGGCTCGGGTGCGGTGATCGTGATGGACGAGACCACCTGCATGGTGCGGGCCTGCGAGCGCATCAGCCAGTTCTACCACATGGAATCCTGCGGTCAGTGCACGCCGTGCCGCGAGGGCACTGGCTGGATGCATCGCGTGCTCACCCGCATCGTCGCCGGCAAGGGCGTGCCGGACGACCTGCATCGCCTGAAGGCGGTGGCCGGTCAGATCGAGGGTCACACCATCTGCGCGTTCGGCGAGGCGGCGGCATGGCCGGTGCAGGCCTTCCTGCACCACTACTGGCACGAATTCGAATACTACGTCGAGCACGGTCGCTCCATGGTCGACGACAAGCTTGGAGCCGCCGCATGAGCGCGCAGCCAACCCAGAACACCGCGCCGAACCTGGTCAACATCGAGGTCGACGGCAAGCCGATCCAGGTGCCCAAGGGCTCGATGATCATCGAGGCCACCGACAAGGCCGGCATTCCGATCCCGCGTTTCTGCTACCACCGCAAGCTGCCGGTCGCGGCGAGCTGCCGGCAGTGCCTGGTCGAGGTGGAGATGGGCGGGCGCCCCATGCCCAAGCCGCAGCCGGCCTGCGCCACGCCGGTGGCCGAAGGCATGAAGGTGCTCACCCGTTCGGACAAGGCGCTGCACGCGCAGCGCAACGTGATGGAGTTCCTGCTCATCAACCACCCGATGGACTGCCCGATCTGCGATCAGGGCGGCGAGTGCGAGCTGCAGGACATGGCGCTGGGTTACGGTCGCAGCGTGTCGCGCTTCACCGAGCGCAAACGCACCATCGCCGACGAGGACATCGGCCCGCTGGTCGCCACCGAGATGACGCGCTGCATCCACTGCACGCGCTGCGTGCGCTTCATCAGCGAGATCGCCGGCACCTACGAGTTCGGCAGCATGGATCGCGGCGACCGCCACGTGATCGGCACCTACATCGGCAAGAACGTCGAGAGTGAGCTGTCCGGCAACATCATCGACGTGTGCCCGGTGGGTGCGCTCACCAACAAGCCGTTTCAGTTCAAGGCGCGCGCCTGGGAGATGGTCGCCAAGCCGTCGATCGGCTACCACGACGCGCTGGGCTCCAACCTGTGGCTGCACACCCGCCGCGGCGAAGTGCTGCGCACGGTGCCGCGCGACAACGAGGCGGTCAACGAGTGCTGGCTGTCCGACCGCGACCGCTACAGCCATCAGGGCATGTATGCCGCCGACCGTGTCAGCGCTCCGGAAGTGAAGCGCAACGGCCAGTGGCAGGCGACCACCTGGGAAGACGCGCTGCAGTTCGCCGGCGAGGCATTGAAGAGGGTGCCTGGCAGCGAGCTCGGTATCCTGCTGCACCCGGCCACCTCGAACGAGGAAGGCGACCTGCTGATGCGGCTGGCCCGCGGCCTGGGCAGCGCGCACGTCGACCATCGCCTGCGCCAGCTCGACTTCGCCGACAACGCCGTGGCGCAGTCGTTCGCGTTGCCGGTGGCCGAGGTAGAACAGGTCCGGGCGGCGCTGCTGATCGGTTCCGACCTGCGCTATGAGGTGCCGCTGCTGAACCACCGCCTGCACCAGGCGACCAAGAAGGGCGCCAAGGTCTACGCGGTCAATCCGGCACACTTCGATTTCAACTACACGCTGGCCGGCGAGGCAGTGGTGGCGCCTCAGGCCATGGTCGATGCGCTGCTGGCGCTGGCCAAGGCTGCCGTGGCTGCCGGTGCGAATGCGCCGGCAGCACTGGCCGAGGCGATCGCGTCGGCGCAGAGCGATCAGGGCGACAGCGACGCGATCGCCGCACTGAAGTCGGACAAGGCCGTGGTGATCCTCGGCGAAGCCGCAGTGACCCATCCGCAGGCATCCTGGCTGCGCGCGATCGCCCGTTTCATCGCCGACGCCACCGATGCCGGTTACGACGAACTGCCGGTCGGCGCGAATGCCGTCGGCCTGGCACAGCTCGGCGTGGTGCCGGGCAACGGCGGGCTGGATGCGCAGGCGATGCTGGCGCAACCGCGCAAGAGCTACCTGCTGTACGGCGTCGAGCCGCCGCACGATTTCGCCGATGGCGGTGCGGCCTTGCGGGCGCTGCATGGCGCGGACCAGGTGGTGGCGTTCAGCGCCTATGCCAGCCCTTCGCTGCGCGAGGTGGCCGACGTGATCCTGCCGATTGCGCTGCTGCCGGAGATCGACGCGACCCTGGTCAACGTCGACGGGCTGGCCCAGGGTGTGGCGGCTGGGGCGAAGGCGCCAGGCGAGGCGCGACCGGGCTGGAAGGTCATGCGTGCCCTGGGCGGGGCGATGCAGTTGGCGGGTTTCGAGTTCGATGACATCGCCGGTTTGCGCGAAGGCATCAGCGCGCGCG
This genomic stretch from Rhodanobacter thiooxydans harbors:
- the nuoE gene encoding NADH-quinone oxidoreductase subunit NuoE, which encodes MKATGHYEQVRNVDPLVVLTEHTRQHIDHWVAKFPPDRKRSALIQALFGAQEQNKGFLTDELIAAVAKYLDLPAIWAYEVASFYSMLETKPVARNNVAICTNISCWLNGADDLVRHCEEKLGIKLGESTPDGRVYLKQEEECIAACVYAPAMTVNGHYHEHLTIEKLDAILDGLSIEGPAHAHDAEGKH
- the nuoF gene encoding NADH-quinone oxidoreductase subunit NuoF, with the translated sequence MAVGPAPQEHQVVYTTLHFDTPWSMESYEKVDGYKAWRKILAEKPDPASLVEEIKKSSLRGRGGAGFPTGLKWSFMPKGDMQKYILCNSDESEPGTAKDRDILRYNPHAVVEGLAIACYCTGSTVAYNYLRGEFHHEPFEHFEAALKEAYAAGLLGKNIGGSGINVDIYAALGAGAYICGEETALMESLEGKKGWPRFKPPFPANFGLYGKPTTINNTETYASVPAILRNGADWFLNLGKPNNGGPKIFSVSGHVNRPGNFEIRLGTPFADLLEMAGGVRNGHKLKAVIPGGTSMKVLPAEVMMACTMDYDSIQKAGSGLGSGAVIVMDETTCMVRACERISQFYHMESCGQCTPCREGTGWMHRVLTRIVAGKGVPDDLHRLKAVAGQIEGHTICAFGEAAAWPVQAFLHHYWHEFEYYVEHGRSMVDDKLGAAA
- the nuoG gene encoding NADH-quinone oxidoreductase subunit NuoG; protein product: MSAQPTQNTAPNLVNIEVDGKPIQVPKGSMIIEATDKAGIPIPRFCYHRKLPVAASCRQCLVEVEMGGRPMPKPQPACATPVAEGMKVLTRSDKALHAQRNVMEFLLINHPMDCPICDQGGECELQDMALGYGRSVSRFTERKRTIADEDIGPLVATEMTRCIHCTRCVRFISEIAGTYEFGSMDRGDRHVIGTYIGKNVESELSGNIIDVCPVGALTNKPFQFKARAWEMVAKPSIGYHDALGSNLWLHTRRGEVLRTVPRDNEAVNECWLSDRDRYSHQGMYAADRVSAPEVKRNGQWQATTWEDALQFAGEALKRVPGSELGILLHPATSNEEGDLLMRLARGLGSAHVDHRLRQLDFADNAVAQSFALPVAEVEQVRAALLIGSDLRYEVPLLNHRLHQATKKGAKVYAVNPAHFDFNYTLAGEAVVAPQAMVDALLALAKAAVAAGANAPAALAEAIASAQSDQGDSDAIAALKSDKAVVILGEAAVTHPQASWLRAIARFIADATDAGYDELPVGANAVGLAQLGVVPGNGGLDAQAMLAQPRKSYLLYGVEPPHDFADGGAALRALHGADQVVAFSAYASPSLREVADVILPIALLPEIDATLVNVDGLAQGVAAGAKAPGEARPGWKVMRALGGAMQLAGFEFDDIAGLREGISARAQVPRQGLSTRAAPAALTRLATWPIYRLDAVLRRATALNAHPLNRAPAIRLNEAEARRQGLVAGAQATIGAVQLPVLVDAAVPDGAVWIEAAHDLTATLPPHGAAITLSKA